One region of Krasilnikovia cinnamomea genomic DNA includes:
- a CDS encoding ADP-ribosylglycohydrolase family protein — translation MQHATGSLFGLAYGDALGKPTEFQTVEQIIARYGPGGPRDLEGDPALVTDDTQMALAVAHALHDDAALTPDELEPRLRARFVAWWRSPDNNRAPGGTCMAACSRLAQPGRWQHATVITSKGCGANMRVTPVGLIPGLDLDILAGIAQLQAALTHGHPTGLTAAELTAYAVRLLRDGADLDTLPATLRDHCASQRRRYHHDWLGDLWSVARASTPEAFIAAGWDECAAAVDRLSEALIDPDRGADPCAATGAAWIAEEALATGLYCALLFPDNPVTALARAATSSGDSDSIACLTGAFLGATGGAEIWPAHWATRIEYADQLASLGAAWDATADTERTDRNQKQFLAP, via the coding sequence ATGCAGCACGCCACCGGATCGCTGTTCGGCCTCGCCTACGGCGACGCCCTCGGCAAACCCACCGAATTCCAGACCGTCGAGCAGATCATCGCCCGGTATGGGCCCGGCGGGCCCCGCGACCTGGAAGGCGACCCCGCCCTGGTCACCGACGACACCCAGATGGCGCTCGCCGTCGCTCACGCACTGCACGACGACGCCGCGCTGACCCCGGACGAGCTGGAGCCGAGGCTGCGGGCCCGGTTCGTCGCCTGGTGGCGCAGCCCGGACAACAACCGGGCCCCAGGCGGCACATGCATGGCGGCCTGTTCCCGACTGGCCCAGCCGGGCCGGTGGCAGCACGCCACCGTAATCACCTCCAAAGGCTGCGGCGCGAACATGCGCGTCACCCCGGTCGGACTCATCCCCGGCCTCGACCTCGACATCCTCGCCGGGATCGCGCAGCTGCAAGCCGCGCTGACCCACGGGCACCCCACCGGCCTGACCGCCGCCGAACTGACCGCCTACGCCGTCCGGCTGCTCCGCGACGGCGCCGACCTGGACACGCTGCCCGCCACGCTGCGCGACCACTGCGCCAGCCAACGCCGCCGCTACCACCACGACTGGCTCGGTGACCTGTGGTCGGTGGCCCGGGCCAGCACCCCCGAGGCGTTCATCGCCGCGGGCTGGGACGAATGCGCAGCAGCCGTCGACCGGCTCAGCGAGGCCCTGATCGACCCCGACCGCGGCGCTGACCCGTGCGCCGCGACCGGCGCCGCCTGGATCGCCGAGGAAGCCCTCGCCACCGGCCTGTACTGCGCGCTGCTGTTCCCGGACAACCCGGTCACCGCCCTCGCCCGCGCGGCCACCAGCTCCGGCGACAGCGACTCCATCGCCTGCCTCACCGGAGCATTCCTCGGAGCCACCGGCGGCGCCGAGATCTGGCCCGCTCACTGGGCTACCCGCATCGAGTACGCCGACCAACTGGCGTCCCTCGGCGCCGCATGGGACGCCACGGCGGACACCGAAAGGACCGACAGGAACCAGAAACAGTTCCTAGCCCCGTAG
- a CDS encoding helix-turn-helix domain-containing protein — translation MTRARHVIEAFSAERLRTLRRERRLSQEQLARSLAAAASDSAVTRERLKIVAYEGGTRRPAAKALHALAAALGVDAAELLDPEAPMTVELLRALRNLTQGQVAAHLGITQARYSQLESGQAQLDPQRREQLAELLRVPLDALDELLAARGQGQP, via the coding sequence ATGACCCGGGCCCGCCACGTGATCGAGGCATTCAGCGCCGAACGGCTGCGCACGCTGCGCCGCGAGCGCCGACTGAGCCAGGAACAGCTGGCCCGCAGCCTCGCCGCGGCGGCGTCGGACAGCGCGGTGACCCGGGAACGACTCAAGATCGTCGCCTATGAGGGAGGAACCCGCCGCCCGGCAGCGAAGGCACTGCACGCCCTGGCCGCGGCCCTCGGCGTCGACGCGGCCGAGCTGCTCGACCCCGAAGCGCCGATGACGGTGGAACTGTTACGGGCGCTGCGCAACCTCACCCAAGGACAGGTCGCCGCGCACCTGGGCATCACCCAGGCCCGCTACAGCCAACTCGAATCCGGTCAGGCACAGCTCGACCCCCAGCGCCGCGAACAACTCGCGGAACTGCTGCGCGTACCGCTCGACGCCCTCGACGAGCTATTGGCCGCCCGCGGGCAGGGGCAGCCATGA